One Marmota flaviventris isolate mMarFla1 chromosome 17, mMarFla1.hap1, whole genome shotgun sequence genomic window, tttttaaaattttgaaattggatctcattaaattgtccaggctggccttgaacttgtgattctcttgccttctaaatagctgggattatactTCTGTGCCACCCTGtctagcaaaagagaaaaggggactggccagtgtggtggcatacacctgtaatcccagcagctggggaggctgagacaggaggatcatgagttcaaagacagcctcagcaacttagggaggtactaagcaactcagtgagaccctgtctctaaataaaatgcaaaatgggtggctggggagatagctcagttggtagagtgcttgcctctcgtGCATAacgccttgagttcaatccccagcaccaccaaaaaaaaagaaaatgttctctgAACTTGGGAGCctcatgcaagtgctctaccacatacctacaatcccagccctgttgaGTCTTTGATTGACCACAAATACTACTTCTGATTCCCTCTCTTGAGTTTCAGACAATCCCAAATTCAAGATGGGCTCCTCAAGGGTAGGGATTGGCAGAGTGCAAGCTTAGCCCTGGGGGTCGTGGGGagatttgtcctttttttttttgcagtgttaaggatggaacccaagattgtccatttatttagttttccccCTGGTTTTCATTTAAGCAGTGATCATTTCTAGTGCCTGCAAGCTGTACCATTATGTTTCTAGACCAACACtatccaatagaaatataatgcaaacatcctggcatggtggtgcatgcctgtaattcctagcaactggggaggcagaggtgggaggatcaaaagtttgaggttagtcttggcaacttaaggagactgagtttcaaataaaaagggtgtgggggctgggggtatagctcagtggtagggtgtccCTGACTCTATCCcaggtactggaaaaaaaaaaaaaaaaaaaaaaatatatatatatatatatatatatatatatatatatatatatatatatattgcaagcCACAGAAGTAATTTTGCCAGCcaactcaaaaaagtaaaaaaggtaaaattaattttgcttttatttaacccaaaatatctaaaataatttcaacatgtaattaatattttaaaataagattttacattattggggctggggttgtggctcagcggtagagcacttgcctacatgtgtgaggcactgagttcaatcctcaggaccacatataaaaaagtccatcaacaactaaaaaatattaaaaaagaaaaagattttacattctttttttttcctgcaaagtTTGAAATCCAGTGTACATTTTAAACTTATAGTACATCCCAGTGTTGGACTAGACATTTGAAGAACTCAGTGTCATATGGCCAGGACTCAAGGTATGGGATAATAGTTGTAGTGGAGCCCATCCCCTGAGGCTTGTGgattagtttttcctctttgtattGCTGCTTTTCCCAGTTCACTAAGACTGGGTtggaggatatagctcagtggtagagtgcttgcccagtagGTTGGAggctctggattccatccccagcaataCACCCACACACAAATTGTCAGAGtgttttaaaaagggggggggggttcattggcattaaaaacaaacacacagactCACAGATGCAGTTAACTGATCCTTGGCAAAAGTGCCAaaatacacattggagaaaagacattattttaaacaaatagtgctgggaaaactggatatccatatgtagaagaatgagattagATCTTTATGTCTTGCCcggaacaaaaatcaactcaaaatagatcaaagacctaggaatgaccagaaactatgcaactcctggaaaaaaaaaatgcaggatcaacactccagcatataggcacagaAAATATCTTTCCCAATaaaacccctaaagctcaggaaataataccaagagttaataaatgggagggcatcaaattaaaaagcttctgcacagcaaaggaaacaagaatgtggagaaagaatgggagaaaagctttgctagctactcttctgacagaggattagaGTCtgggatatacaaagaacttaaaagactcaacatcaaaataaataaatagcccaatgaataaatgggcagatgaattaaacagacatttctcaaaagaataactATAAATCTATGCATTGCCCAGGCTCGcctccaacaaatatatgaaaaaaaaaaaaatgttcaacatcattagcaattggGGAAATTCAAATCATCACCATAGAgaaattttctctcattccattCAGAATGGtagctgttttagtcaggtttttattttatttatttgccaaccaaaaaaaaaaaaaaaaacacctgacaagaggatagagggaaggagagaggaggagagacagaaagagggaaaggaggggaaggaggtgagaaagagagaggacagagaaaaagagggaggtcTCTACTCCctaacaaaacataaaccccaaaggcatgccccaaggACCCACTTTcttcagccataccctacctgctcccagttatcactcaattaatccatatcgaggattaattcactgattgggttaaggctctcataacccaatcatttcacctctaaaccttgcattgtctcacactggaacttttgggagacaccacatATCTAACAATAAAAgtagccatcaagaatacaaacaataataaaagtaataatgtgaagaaaaggatgtgaagaaaaaggaacactatCGGTGGGATTTTAAGTTAGTACaaccatggaaatcagtatggagattcctcaaaagactaggaatggaatcaccaaaTGACCCAACTATACctctctttggtatttatcctgaagaattagtcatcctactatagtgatacatgcatactcatgtctatagcagcacaattcacaatctcCAAAGAATGGAACCAGCCTAActttccatcaacagatgaatggataaagaagtgGTATAAATACATAagggagggttggggttgtggctaagtggggagcacttgcctggcatgtgtgaggcattgggtttgattttcagcaccacatataaataaataaaataaaggtccatttacaactaaaaaattttttaaaaaataaaaatacacaatggagtttcattcagtcataaagaaaaatgaggcgCTGCGCCGGGGCTGGTCGCGGAGGGGGGAGGGGATGTCGGTCAGTGCGAGATCCGTTGCTGCTGAGGAGAGGAGCGTCAACAGCAGCACCATGGCTCAACCGAAGAACCTTGAAGGCTACGTGGGATTTGCCAATCTCCCAAATCAAGTTTATAGAAAATCAGTGAAGAGAGGGTTTGAATTCACACTTATGGTAGTAGGTGAATCTGGACTGGGAAAATCAACATTGATCAACTCATTATTCCTCACAGATTTGTATTCTCCAGAGTATCCAGGTCCTTCCCATAGAATAAAAAAGACTGTGCAGGTGGAACAATCCAAAGTTTTAATCAAAGAAGGTGGTGTCCAGTTGCTTCTCACAATAGTTGATACCCCAGGATTTGGAGATGCAGTGGATAATAGCAATTGTTGGCAGCCTGTTATTGACTACATTGATAGTAAATTTGAGGATTACCTAAATGCAGAATCTCGAGTGAACAGACGTCAGATGCCTGATAACAGAGTGCAGTGTTGTTTATACTTTGTTGCTCCTTCAGGACATGGACTTAAACCATTGGACATTGAGTTTATGAAGCGTTTGCATGAAAAAGTGAATATCATCCCACTTATTGCCAAAGCAGACACACTCACACCTGAGGAATGCCAACagtttaaaaaacagataatgaaagaaattcaagaacataaaattaaaatatatgaatttccagaaacagatgatgaagaagaaaataagctgGTTAAAAAGATAAAGGACCGTTTACCTCTTGCTGTGGTAGGTAGTAATACTATCATTGAAGTTAATGGCAAAAGGGTCAGAGGAAGGCAGTATCCTTGGGGTGTGGCTGAAGTTGAAAATGGTGAACATTGCGATTTTACAATTCTAAGAAATATGTTGATAAGAACACACATGCAGGACTTGAAAGATGTTACTAATAATGTACACTATGAGAACTACAGAAGCAGAAAACTGGCAGCTGTGACTTACAATGGAGTTGATAACAATAAGAATAAAGGGCAGCTTACAAAGAGCCCTCTGGCAcaaatggaagaagaaaggagggagcatGTAGCCAAGATGAAGaagatggaaatggagatggagCAGGTGTTTGAAATGAAGGTCAAAGAAAAAGTTCAAAAATTGAAGGACTCTGAAGCTGAGCTGCAGCGACGCCATgagcaaatgaaaaagaatttggaAGCCCAGCATAAGGAATTAGAAGAAAAACGTCGTCAGTTTGAGGAGGAGAAAGCAAACTGGGAAGCTCAACAACGTATTTTAGAACAACAGAACTCTTCGAGGACCTTggaaaagaacaagaagaaagggaagatcTTTTAAACTCTCTATTGACCACCAGTTATGTATTAGTTGCCAATATGCCAGCTTGGACATCAGTGTTTGTTGGATCCGTTTGACCAATTTGCACCAGTTTTATCCATAATGATGGATTTAACAGcatgacaaaaattatttttttgttgttgttcttgatgGAGATTAAGATGCCTTGAATTGTCTAGGGTGTTATGTACTTAGAAAGTAACAGCTCGAAGTAcctttctacattttctttttaatttttattaaaaagatatcTTCAATTTAATGCAAGAGAACATTTTACTGTTGTACAATCATGTTCTGGTGGTTTGATTGTTTACAGgatattccaaaataaaaggaCTCTGGAAGGTTTTCATCGAGGATAAATTGCCATAATATGATGCAAACTATGCTTCTCTATGATAATTATAATACAAAGGTTCCATTCAGTGCAGCCTATACAATAATGTAATTTAGTCTAACACAGTTGACCCTATTTTTTGACACTTCCATTGTTTAAAagtacacatggaaaaaaaaaaaacctatatgcTTACAGTGCACCTAGAGCTTTTTTATAACaacctcttttttgtttgttttggattctttaaatatgtattattctCATTTAGTGCCCTCTTTAGCCAGAATCTCATTACTGCTTCATTTTTGTAATAACATTTAATTTagttattttccatatatttgccCTGCTAAAATAGAATATAGCATCTTTCATATGGTAGGAACCAACA contains:
- the LOC114083289 gene encoding septin-7 encodes the protein MSVSARSVAAEERSVNSSTMAQPKNLEGYVGFANLPNQVYRKSVKRGFEFTLMVVGESGLGKSTLINSLFLTDLYSPEYPGPSHRIKKTVQVEQSKVLIKEGGVQLLLTIVDTPGFGDAVDNSNCWQPVIDYIDSKFEDYLNAESRVNRRQMPDNRVQCCLYFVAPSGHGLKPLDIEFMKRLHEKVNIIPLIAKADTLTPEECQQFKKQIMKEIQEHKIKIYEFPETDDEEENKLVKKIKDRLPLAVVGSNTIIEVNGKRVRGRQYPWGVAEVENGEHCDFTILRNMLIRTHMQDLKDVTNNVHYENYRSRKLAAVTYNGVDNNKNKGQLTKSPLAQMEEERREHVAKMKKMEMEMEQVFEMKVKEKVQKLKDSEAELQRRHEQMKKNLEAQHKELEEKRRQFEEEKANWEAQQRILEQQNSSRTLEKNKKKGKIF